From the genome of Melitaea cinxia chromosome 12, ilMelCinx1.1, whole genome shotgun sequence, one region includes:
- the LOC123658443 gene encoding ubiquitin-like protein FUBI: MQLHIRGQSTHVLDVDGQESIGQIKDRLRALSDIGNDELTLSVSGAPLEDDLLVSELASTELDLTVPLLGGKVHGSLARAGKVKGQTPKVEKQQKKKKKTGRAKRRIQYNRRFVNVVQTFGRRRGPNSNS, from the exons ATGCAGTTGCACATTCGAGGACAGTCTACGCACGTTCTTGACGTCGATGGACAGGAATCCATTGGCCAAATTAAG gatCGTCTTCGCGCCCTTTCTGACATTGGTAATGATGAGTTAACTTTGTCAGTATCTGGAGCGCCTCTTGAAGATGACCTTCTGGTATCTGAGCTAGCATCAACAGAATTAGACCTTACTGTGCCATTACTTGGTGGTAAAGTACACGGTTCTCTGGCTCGTGCTG GTAAGGTCAAGGGACAAACACCAAAGGTTGAAAAGCAgcaaaagaagaagaagaagacagGCCGTGCCAAGCGCAGGATCCAGTACAACAGgag atTTGTGAATGTTGTCCAGACCTTCGGCCGCCGTCGTGGACCCAACTCTAATTCTTAG
- the LOC123658373 gene encoding dehydrodolichyl diphosphate synthase complex subunit Nus1, with the protein MLSRLLRQFLFFLVHLVVKILVAAQNVYRKLFIKDYSSAKGRVTNKDIQMLLEIVPRQKNRLKHLVVLANSNDHTINDLAQLVIWSLIVGIPYVTFYDVTGHLKTLEDKLFLEIEKNKKGIPGCIKWANKPDLNGYTNGIQANTVFINIFTYSDGKPRIAECIKLIAKGDLKCKRSCNEYTAQEFGEAVQFKPLIPDPDLVLYTGALCCTFGLLPWQIRLCEFIQLSVHHNININCYLGALHKYNKCDQRFGK; encoded by the exons ATGTTGTCAAGGCTACTCCGACAATTCCTATTTTTCCTCGTACATTTGGTTGTGAAGATACTTGTTGCTGCTCAAAATGTATAtcgcaaattatttattaaagactaTAGTTCTGCAAAAGGTCGGGTAACAAATAAGGACATCCAAATGTTATTGGAAATTGTGCCAAGACAGAAGAACAGGCTCAAACATTTAGTGGTGTTGGCAAACAGCAATGATCATACTATAAACGATTTAGCTCAGCTGGTTATCTGGAGTCTAATTGTTGGAATACCTTACGTTACCTTCTATGATGTAACTg GTCACTTGAAGACATTAGAGGATAAATTATTtcttgaaatagagaaaaataaaaaaggcatcCCAGGCTGTATAAAGTGGGCAAATAAACCCGACTTAAATGGTTACACCAATGGTATACAAGCTAATacggtatttataaatatatttacatatagtgATGGAAAACCTAGAATAGCAGAATGCATCAAGCTTATAGCCAAAGGTGACTTAAAATGTAAGAGAAGCTGTAATGAGTATACAGCTCAGGAATTTGGTGAAGCAGTGCAATTCAAGCCACTTATTCCAGACCCAGATTTGGTTTTATACACAGGAGCATTGTGCTGTACATTTGGTCTTTTGCCATGGCAAATTAGACTGTGTGAGTTTATACAGTTATCTGTTCaccacaatattaatataaattgttaccTAGGTGCTctacacaaatataataaatgtgatCAAAGATTTGGTAAATAA
- the LOC123658327 gene encoding arginine/serine-rich protein PNISR translates to MYSGKDAANPSYPTQWALNPTAYQNIDSSQVDWAALAQQWIAMKEAAAIVGVPQAKTDVEEGEAPMEVENPDTNCEAPVTPGSDWNTSSNSWGNSWNQWGWGWSGSGSVDPKMAADPTMAMAPMIDGYADATSSTAPMPGYTTGTVTTPTFQHGYWTAPQSENSTNSRSGSRGRDRRSKSKNRDNKTTRSRTHRDKPPLIPPVIEPIVMPTPPATSTIDAAKRRQLPAWIREGLEKMEREKQKAIEREQEKKAQEEAELEKKRLEEEELERIKAEAGGQPVLPAKSKFESDSEEEEEEEQQSDARAPSPPRASRDDIMQEVMLAVRRSLTEILLEVTDQEIHTVSQEELARYNAAQASRLNAMKASKSKALASIASGLGLGAYESSDDSGDERDERDQPSDLQLQEIIRRKRQDFERTSREIEAEVRRSELKETGEGTTTPPNATPERPRRSRSSATPPPIDSETPEKKPERRPSKDKRSNNKSSDKSDNKKLDTIQEEKPKKSNKYENTPSPQKSNKASKDSTNSSTSDSEDDSSSSSKSSSESELDTRVQNSRSKKRKRRSTSSSESQKKSKKHKKEKSHKSSDKYYSKSKHQDDHERSEKTKSKKRDDYYDKHKSRSRDYDKSHKDKYRDESDEDRPKKRSKRSRSISYESRSGRRRSRDRSEDRSRRWDKRSYDRDRSYDRSGRDYDKYDRYERSRDDRHDSYARHRR, encoded by the exons ATGTACTCTGGAAAAGATGCCGCAAATCCATCATATCCCACGCAGTGGGCTTTAAATCCTACCGCGTATCAAAATATAGATTCAAGTCAAGTTGACTGGGCTGCTTTAGCACAACAATGGATTGCTATGAAGGAGGCTGCAGCCATTGTGGGTGTACCTCAAGCGAAAACCGACGTAGAAGAAGGAGAAGCTCCTATGGAAGTTGAAAATCCTGATACCAATTGTGAAGCTCCTGTTACCCCGGGCTCCGACTGGAACACTTCCTCAAACTCATGGGGAAATTCATGGAATCAATGGG GTTGGGGTTGGTCGGGTTCAGGTTCCGTGGACCCCAAAATGGCAGCCGATCCAACTATGGCTATGGCACCTATGATTGATGGATATGCTGATGCAACAAGTTCAACAGCGCCTATGCCAgg ATATACAACTGGTACTGTAACTACTCCCACATTTCAACATGGATACTGGACGGCACCACAGTCGGAAAATTCCACTAACAGTCGAAGTGGTAGTAGAGGTCGCGATAGAAgatcaaaaagtaaaaacagAGATAACAAAACAACTAGAAGCAGGACACACAG ggATAAACCACCTTTAATACCTCCTGTCATTGAACCAATAGTAATGCCTACACCACCGGCAACTTCCACTATTGATGCAGCTAAGCGACGGCAACTTCCCGCATGGATAAGAGAAG GCCTAGAAAAAATGGAACGTGAGAAACAGAAGGCCATAGAGCGTGAACAAGAAAAGAAGGCACAGGAGGAAGCAGAGCTGGAGAAGaagaggttagaagaagaagaattggaGAGAATAAAAGCAGAGGCCGGTGGCCAACCTGTACTTCCAGCAAAGAGCAAATTC GAGTCGGACtcggaggaggaggaggaggaggagcaGCAGTCGGACGCGCGCGCGCCCTCGCCGCCGCGCGCCAGCCGGGACGACATCATGCAGGAGGTG ATGTTAGCAGTACGCCGTTCGCTAACAGAAATCCTACTGGAAGTAACTGACCAGGAGATACATACGGTGAGCCAGGAAGAACTGGCGCGGTATAACGCCGCTCAAG CTTCGCGCCTCAACGCTATGAAGGCGAGCAAGTCCAAGGCGCTGGCGTCCATCGCCAGCGGACTCG GGCTGGGCGCGTACGAGAGCAGCGACGACAGCGGCGACGAGCGCGACGAGCGCGACCAGCCCTCCGACCTGCAGCTGCAG GAAATTATAAGGCGCAAACGTCAAGATTTTGAGCGAACATCGCGAGAAATCGAAGCAGAGGTGCGGCGTTCAGAGTTGAAGGAGACTGGAGAAGGAACTACTACGCCTCCCAATGCCACACCAGAAAGACCAAGGCGGTCAC gatcATCAGCAACACCACCACCAATAGACAGCGAAACGCCTGAGAAAAAACCTGAACGTCGACCTTCTAAAGACAAAAGATCGAATAACAAGTCTTCTGATAAAtctgataataaaaaattggaTACTATCCAGGAAGAAAAGCCAAAGAAAtctaataaatatgaaaatactcCAAGTCCACAAAAATCTAATAAAGCAAGCAAAGACAGTACAAATTCCAGTACTAGTGACTCTGAAGATGATTCGTCTAGTTCTAGCAAATCATCATCAGAAAGTGAGCTCGACACCAGAGTTCAGAATAGCCGATCTAAAAAACGTAAACGTAGAAGCACTAGTTCTAGTGAATCTCAAAAGAAatctaaaaaacataaaaaagaaaaatcacaTAAATCAAGTGATAAGTACTACTCAAAATCAAAGCATCAAGACGATCACGAAAGATCCgaaaaaacaaaatctaaaaaGAGAGATGATTATTACGACAAACACAAGTCTAGGAGTAGGGACTACGATAAGTCGCACAAAGATAAGTACAGAGATGAGTCTGACGAAGACAGGCCAAAAAAACGCTCCAAGCGTTCTCGTTCCATTAGCTATGAATCGCGTTCCGGTCGTCGGAGAAGTAGAGATCGGTCCGAAGACAGGTCTCGTAGGTGGGATAAGAGGTCTTACGATAGGGATAGGTCTTATGATAGGTCGGGTAGAGACTACGACAAGTATGATAGGTATGAACGATCTAGGGACGACCGCCATGACAGCTACGCCCGCCATCGCCGATGA